In Phyllopteryx taeniolatus isolate TA_2022b chromosome 6, UOR_Ptae_1.2, whole genome shotgun sequence, one genomic interval encodes:
- the heatr5a gene encoding HEAT repeat-containing protein 5A isoform X3, producing the protein MASVHSLLLNEDACSQLSEHQRAEFIFDWLSRLKKRLPSSDRAVIKQNQRRLVDQLSGVLVGSPGPPARRLLGHCLALLFRLGDPVPSSLLVERCNDIIRVKDDSPSCLPNRLAAVACLGAMFEQLGGMLGGLFKDTLANLLKALKHAESQGRYEIVASLERMLRGAGAGAVSAHRDVYKAARTCLMDRSMAVRCAAARCLLELQREAAFLWTSELENASTLCFRAFEGSDRDARVSVAKLLGTLLAAALEPRNNGAAPRPSGRGRRALEEVMDLLSVGFVRGGAGFLRASGDMLKGTSSVSKEVRFGVTQACVVFVSTMGGAWLEANLASFLSLSMALASNTRATPTAGDAAVIRRCLSFILRNTVGSLLSEKAQGNAARHLCAIVETHKHAFVADGKTEGKFGCADVTSSQHGLVCCLLELGALIQGLGSTAAPLLSDGSTGLPDVVVSVLLHPTSSVRLAAAWCLRCVATAMPSQCSPLLDRCAERLAALKSCPEAVAGYAAALAALVAAAQHCPPGIPHAKGTVVVDLAEDLLRSASQNSRIALQRTQSGWLLISSVCTLGPAVVDQHLPRLLLLWRCVFPASLREQEMELRRGDHFTWKVTLEGRAGALSAMKKLLLDCQDVLTNDVIAHLLTPIACAVGLLPKLPALVGSYGSRVAAWTPVYRLRVYELLATLPPHVYQESFGLVMNQLVSDLLAQENLNQPCSELAFLPSLCHRDDLPLLGPALCESGHRYIEDQVHAAGGSLDDDPFALCDRGDEAPVPTLPAAALTAAASRLFGLLFPHIIAAQRVKILEQFVEALKQLRSQRQQTVQMHVCAALCSLLKDPCATRGSLGPEEARVPVLSLLLGALDSSSPVLRCAVAEGLARLVQVVGDAGFTVAVSLLCFDRLKSARDAASRSGCALALVALHRYVGGISSPQHLSTCLGVIFTLSQDATSPEVQTWSLHSLSLLVDLSCGLYRAHAEPSFTLVLRLLLLAPPTHPELHRSLGRCLHALIACLGPDLQGEGSSVAAMRSNCLVACGAMQATPHCLVQAHAISCLQQLHMFCPQHVHLASLVPALCEILLEYSMLANLCSSHLCLRRAAVACLRQLVQREAPQVCELAVTQAKEPQRRDNTRLDVAIKEVGLEGALFSLLDQESEPGLRRDIQETLVHMMASSVTGGMLGRWLKLCKDVLAASGAGAHDRSAGAEAGQADEDGDPRGDDDSSAFRAQAESAGPFPALRCSTRCFAVECVCGIVARCQKDDPAHFDLALAQDRRRHASADFLVLHLGDVVRVAFMAATDHAERLRLAGLRALLAVIVPFENVAEPEFPGHVILEQYQANVGAALRPAFGADAPPNVTAKACQVCSTWLSSGVLSDLRDVKRVHQLLASSLAKVQTGSEPRGRLYNEATVTMETLAVLKAWAQVYIVAVQRSRREAGPSGSGGAGLLALVQSDLPQLSRLWLAALQDYSVLTLPREDCDGPRAPAAGGSFFTAETANQARSHYASSWAPILHATALWLHSTGFVTYEDTPGNLSRPVTPNSMGHSGSADDAESPEDVNAERLHLILGLSVHFLCSPRSEEQMENIASCLQALQALLDVPWTRAKIASDRLLSVELLSVLHRLLVTRESASVQAAVADLLGQIVRATQEHVREKRHSAEADDGASEKETLPEFGEGRDTGGLVPGRSLVFGALEICLSVLLRKLPALSPKLAGTPSAGPGGSVWRLSDCDCHLVSSALRVLSQLPSVCSPEGSVSVLPAILYLLLGVLREIVLQPGANNAKCELPTCPLPEASGSGDGGSGPPRVVRALLRALKTVSAPATARREKSGGARDAVLRSALRALLDMWNAGPSVAAPTVLLTALTVFLLSAGPDVCAAAPSLHALALRRFSDAMDAEDPDVSCRCFQLLASLFGATPEVSVPYIRTLGPPLLKFLQVARRRPQSPEELRAVLEGVAALEVLVLAADRHQLGPRAGPGLVAILFPALIAFLLDENALSSAPAPSRSLHRAALEDLVRLGPQHSAVFRSLMSTSPDLKSRLEAALKASQESASHAKTNAAADSPGGAVKSSPTITLKTNFL; encoded by the exons TCTCAAGGTCGCTACGAGATCGTGGCTTCGCTGGAGAGGATGCTGCGAGGCGCAGGCGCCGGCGCCGTGTCGGCTCACCGCGATGTCTACAAGGCGGCCCGGACCTGCCTGATGGACCGCTCCATGGCGGTGCGATGCGCCGCCGCCAGG TGCCTGCTGGAGTTGCAGCGCGAGGCGGCGTTCCTGTGGACCAGCGAGCTGGAGAACGCGTCCACGCTGTGCTTCCGGGCCTTCGAGGGCTCCGACCGTGACGCCCGCGTGTCGGTCGCCAAGCTGCTGGGAACTTTGCTGGCGGCGGCGCTGGAACCCAGGAATAACGGCG CAGCCCCCAGACCAAGCGGGCGAGGCCGCAGAGCCCTGGAGGAAGTCATGGATCTGTTGTCCGTGGGCTTCGTAAGGGGCGGCGCCGGCTTCCTGCGGGCCAGCGGCGACATGCTGAAGGGGACCAGCTCTGTGAGCAAGGAGGTCCGCTTCGGCGTCACACAG gCGTGCGTGGTCTTTGTGTCCACGATGGGCGGCGCCTGGCTGGAAGCCAACTTGGCGTCCTTCCTGTCGCTGTCGATGGCGCTGGCGTCCAACACGAGGGCGACACCCACGGCGGGCGACGCCGCTGTCATCCGCCGCTGCCTCTCCTTCATCCTGAGGAACACGGTTGGCTCGCTCCTCAGCGAGAAGGCGCAGGGTAACGCCGCCAGACACCTGTGCGCCATCGTGGAGACGCACAAACACGCTTTTG TGGCTGATGGGAAGACGGAGGGCAAGTTCGGCTGTGCGGACGTCACCTCCAGTCAACACGGGTTGGTCTGCTGCCTTTTGGAGTTGGGAGCTCTCATCCAAGGCTTGGGCTCCACTGCTGCCCCTCTCTTGAGTGACGGAAGCACAg GGCTCCCGGACGTGGTGGTTTCGGTCCTCCTCCACCCAACGTCCTCGGTCCGCCTGGCCGCCGCTTGGTGCCTGCGCTGCGTCGCCACGGCGATGCCGTCCCAGTGCTCCCCTCTGCTGGATCGCTGCGCGGAGCGTCTGGCGGCGCTCAAGTCTTGCCCCGAGGCCGTGGCCGGATACGCAGCCGCCCTCGCCGCCCTGGTGGCAGCGGCGCAGCACTGCCCCCCCGGGATACCGCACGCCAAGGGCACG GTGGTGGTGGATCTCGCTGAAGACTTGCTGCGTTCGGCCTCTCAGAACAGTCGCATCGCTCTGCAGAGGACGCAATCCGGCTGGCTGCTCATTTCGTCCGTCTGCACTCTGG GTCCGGCCGTTGTGGATCAGCACCTCCCACGCCTCCTCCTACTGTGGCGCTGCGTGTTTCCCGCTTCCCTCCGGGAGCAAGAGATGGAGCTGAGGCGAGGGGACCACTTTACGTGGAAGGTGACGCTGGAGGGCCGAGCCGGGGCTCTCTCTG CCATGAAGAAGCTGCTGCTCGACTGTCAGGATGTGTTAACGAACGACGTCATCGCTCACCTCCTGACGCCCATCGCGTGCGCCGTCGGCCTCCTCCCAAA ACTTCCCGCTCTCGTCGGGTCGTATGGTTCCCGCGTGGCGGCGTGGACGCCGGTTTACCGCCTGCGAGTGTACGAGCTGCTCGCCACGCTGCCGCCGCATGTCTACCAAG AGAGTTTCGGTTTGGTGATGAACCAGCTGGTGTCGGACCTGCTGGCGCAGGAGAACCTCAACCAGCCGTGCTCGGAGCTTGCCTTCCTGCCTTCCCTCTGTCACCGCGACGACCTGCCGCTCCTCGGCCCTGCCCTCTGCGAAAGTGGCCACAGATACATTGAAGATCAG GTGCACGCCGCCGGAGGGTCCCTGGACGACGACCCGTTCGCTCTCTGCGACCGAGGCGACGAGGCTCCCGTGCCAACTCTTCCCGCCGCCGCCCTGACCGCTGCCGCGAGTCGCCTCTTCGGACTCCTCTTCCCACACATCATCGCCGCTCAGAG GGTGAAGATTCTGGAACAGTTTGTCGAGGCGCTGAAGCAGCTGAGGAGTCAACGGCAGCAGACGGTCCAGATGCATGTCTGTGCTGCCCTCTGTAGTCTGCTCAAG GACCCGTGCGCCACCCGAGGTTCTTTGGGCCCGGAGGAGGCTCGTGTCCCCGTGCTGTCTCTCCTGCTGGGGGCGCTGGACAGCAGCAGCCCTGTGCTGCGTTGCGCGGTGGCCGAGGGGCTGGCGCGGCTCGTACAGGTCGTCGGAGATGCCGGCTTCACGGTCGCCGTCTCGCTCCTCTGCTTCGACAG GCTGAAGAGCGCCCGGGACGCGGCGTCTCGCAGCGGCTGCGCTCTGGCTCTTGTGGCGCTGCACCGCTACGTGGGAGGCATTAGCTCTCCTCAGCATCTCTCCACGTGTCTGGGAGTCATCTTCACGCTGAGTCAGGACGCCACCTCACCCGAGGTTCAG ACATGGTCTCTCCACAGTCTGTCCCTGTTGGTGGACCTGTCCTGCGGTCTGTACCGCGCCCACGCGGAGCCCTCCTTTACCCTGGTGCTGCGCCTGTTGCTCTTGGCGCCACCCACGCACCCCGAGTTGCATCGCAGCCTGGGACGTTGCCTGCACGCCCTCATCGCCTGCCTGGGGCCGGACCTGCAAG GGGAGGGGTCCAGCGTGGCGGCAATGCGCTCCAATTGTCTGGTGGCCTGCGGCGCCATGCAGGCCACGCCCCACTGTCTGGTTCAGGCCCACGCCATTTCCTGCCTGCAGCAGCTGCACATGTTCTGCCCGCAACATGTTCACCTGGCCAGCCTCGTACCTGCACTCTGT GAGATCTTACTGGAATATTCCATGTTG GCCAACCTGTGCAGCTCGCACCTGTGCCTGCGTCGGGCGGCGGTGGCGTGCCTGAGGCAGCTGGTCCAGCGGGAGGCGCCGCAGGTGTGCGAGCTCGCCGTGACGCAGGCGAAGGAACCGCAGAGGCGGGACAACACTCGACTGG ACGTCGCCATCAAGGAGGTGGGCCTGGAGGGGGCGCTCTTCTCCCTGCTGGACCAGGAGTCGGAGCCGGGACTCCGGCGGGACATCCAGGAGACTTTGGTCCACATGATGGCGTCCAGCGTCACCGGTGGCATGCTGGGACGCTGGCTGAAGCTCTGCAAGGACGTCCTGGCGGCGTCCGGCGCTGGGGCTCACG ATCGAAGCGCCGGCGCGGAGGCGGGTCAAGCGGACGAGGACGGGGACCCCAGGGGTGACGACGACTCGTCGGCCTTCCGAGCTCAGGCGGAGTCGGCGGGCCCGTTCCCGGCGCTGCGCTGCTCCACGCGCTGCTTCGCCGTGGAGTGCGTGTGCGGCATCGTCGCGCGGTGCCAGAAAGACGACCCCGCGCACTTTGACCTGGCGTTGGCGCAGGACAGACGCCGGCACGCGTCCGCCG ACTTCCTGGTGCTCCACCTGGGCGACGTGGTGCGCGTGGCCTTCATGGCGGCCACGGACCACGCCGAGCGTCTGCGCCTGGCGGGGCTGCGGGCGCTGCTGGCCGTCATCGTGCCGTTCGAGAACGTGGCCGAACCCGAGTTCCCGGGCCACGTCATCCTGGAGCAGTACCAGGCCAAC GTCGGAGCCGCTCTCAGACCGGCGTTCGGTGCAGACGCTCCTCCTAACGTCACAGCCAAAGCCTGTCAG GTCTGCAGCACGTGGCTGTCGAGCGGCGTGCTGAGCGATCTGCGCGACGTCAAGCGCGTGCACCAGCTGCTGGCGTCTTCGTTGGCCAAGGTCCAGACGGGAAGCGAGCCGCGCGGTCGGCTGTACAATGAGGCCACGGTTACCATGGAGACCCTGGCGGTCCTGAAGGCCTGGGCCCAG GTTTACATCGTGGCCGTCCAGAGGAGCCGACGGGAGGCCGGACCCTCCGGGTCGGGAGGGGCGGGCCTTCTGGCTCTGGTCCAATCGGATCTGCCCCAGTTGAGCCGCCTGTGGCTGGCGGCGCTGCAGGACTACAGCGTGCTGACGCTGCCCCGGGAAGACTGCGACGGCCCGCGAGCGCCGGCGGCAG GAGGTTCCTTCTTCACGGCCGAGACAGCCAATCAGGCCAGGAGTCACTACGCTTCCTCCTGGGCGCCCATCCTGCACGCCACGGCGCTCTGGCTGCACAGCACAG GTTTCGTGACGTACGAGGACACCCCTGGCAACCTGTCCCGCCCGGTCACGCCCAACTCCATGGGGCACAGCGGTTCAGCGGACGACGCCGAGAGTCCGGAAGACGTCAACGCGGAGCGGCTGCACCTCATCCTGG GCCTCAGCGTGCACTTCCTGTGTTCCCCTCGCTCGGAGGAGCAGATGGAGAACATCGCTTCCTGTCTGCAAGCTCTGCAGGCGCTGCTGGACGTCCCGTGGACCCGAGCCAAGATCGCGAGTGACCGG CTGTTGAGCGTGGAGCTGCTCAGCGTGCTCCACAGGCTGCTGGTCACCAGAGAGTCGGCGTCCGTCCAGGCGGCCGTGGCGGACCTGCTGGGACAGATCGTGAGGGCCACGCAGGAGCACGTCAGGGAGAAGCGACACAGCGCCGAAG CGGACGACGGCGCGTCGGAGAAGGAGACCTTGCCGGAGTTCGGGGAGGGCCGCGATACGGGCGGCCTGGTGCCGGGACGCTCGCTGGTCTTCGGAGCGCTGGAGATCTGCCTCAGCGTGCTGCTCAGAAAACTGCCCGCGCTCAGCCCCAAACTGGCCGGGACCCCCAGTGCCG GTCCCGGCGGTTCGGTGTGGCGTCTGAGCGACTGCGATTGTCATCTGGTGTCGTCGGCCTTGCGTGTCCTCTCCCAGCTGCCGTCGGTCTGCTCGCCCGAAG GAAGTGTGTCCGTCCTACCCGCAATCCTCTACTTGCTGCTGGGAGTGCTCAGAGAAATTGTGCTACAGCCCGGCGCAAACAATG CGAAGTGCGAGCTCCCCACGTGTCCTCTCCCGGAGGCGTCGGGCTCCGGCGACGGCGGGAGCGGACCCCCTCGGGTGGTGCGGGCGCTTCTGCGGGCGCTTAAGACTGTGTCGGCGCCGGCGACGGCTCGGCGGGAGAAAAGTGGCGGCGCGCGCGACGCCGTACTGCGCTCGGCTCTCCGTGCGCTGCTCGACATGTGGAACGCCG GGCCGAGCGTCGCGGCCCCGACGGTCCTCCTGACGGCCCTGACGGTCTTCCTGCTGAGCGCCGGTCCGGACGTGTGCGCGGCGGCGCCTTCTCTGCACGCCCTCGCGCTGCGGCGCTTCAGCGACGCCATGGACGCCGAAGACCCCGAC GTGTCGTGTCGATGTTTCCAGCTGCTGGCGTCGCTCTTCGGGGCGACGCCGGAAGTTTCCGTGCCGTACATCCGCACGCTGGGACCGCCGCTGCTCAAATTCCTTCAG GTGGCGCGGCGCCGGCCTCAAAGTCCCGAGGAGCTGCGGGCGGTTCTGGAGGGCGTGGCCGCCTTGGAGGTTCTGGTCCTGGCGGCGGACCGACACCAGC TTGGTCCCCGCGCAGGTCCCGGGCTGGTGGCCATCTTGTTTCCCGCGCTCATCGCCTTCCTGCTGGACGAGAATGCGCTGAGCTCGGCCCCCGCGCCGTCCCGCTCGCTCCACCGGGCGGCGCTCGAGGACCTCGTGCGGCTGGGACCGCAACACTCGGCCGTCTTCAG GTCTCTGATGTCGACGTCCCCTGACCTCAAGTCCCGCCTGGAAGCCGCCCTCAAGGCAAGCCAGGAGAGCGCTAGCCACGCTAAAACTAACGCAGCCGCTGACTCGCCCGGCGGCGCGGTCAAGTCGTCGCCCACCATCACGCTCAAAACCAACTTCCTGTGA